Proteins encoded in a region of the Rutidosis leptorrhynchoides isolate AG116_Rl617_1_P2 chromosome 9, CSIRO_AGI_Rlap_v1, whole genome shotgun sequence genome:
- the LOC139868401 gene encoding uncharacterized protein: protein MRQKLPFGIHKETVEWQKPGCRINIEVNSHGQPINENASKLTHALGTIARSCKHCPIYLPWTKVSAENKQKMLQHLRKKFVIPEHANTWMLKSIGRKMKNWRARLKKKYWDSEKSFKKQVKSSPPEMQRDHWKLLVTYWNNEMVKELSSKNKANRDKKKMLQLTGKKSYARIRAEIKAKEGKSPTRMDMFRRCFSRGGNTKSDAAKIAITNMEELAKTLPEGSTDKPGLDDVFSQVMGNNKYGAADMYGLGVRASDLWGKLSSRNVICMENIQLKSENKELAEENVHLKEQLASKDGSVVEDSTTPQGLTIVNVAALLKVGYEVFLHNILNPSEKVGKGWLRTLDPTAVIGGVEIGDDWCGVHLQHVLKKGADVVRPFDLIKKVEDATSVTITWPSTFISVYWYVGLSMNFLCLVFFNL, encoded by the exons ATGAGACAGAAGCTGCCGTTCGGAATCCACAAAGAAACA GTCGAGTGGCAAAAACCTGGCTGTCGAATTAATATTGAAGTTAATAGCCACGGTCAACCTATCAATGAAAATGCTAGTAAACTCACCCATGCCCTGGGAACCATTGCAAGGAGTTGTAAGCATTGTCCAATTTATTTACCATGGACTAAAGTTTCTGCCGAAAATAAGCAAAAGATGCTTCAACATTTAAGg AAAAAGTTTGTTATTCCCGAACATGCTAATACTTGGATGCTCAAATCAATTGGGAGGAAAATGAAAAACTGGAGGGCAAGATTAAAGAAGAAATACTGGGATTCAGAAAAATCATTTAAGAAGCAAGTAAAATCAAGTCCTCCAGAAATGCAGAGAGATCATTGGAAGCTACTTGTAACTTATTGGAATAATGAAATGGTTAAG GAGCTAAGTTCGAAAAATAAAGCAAATCGGGACAAAAAGAAAATGTTGCAGCTGACCGGTAAAAAGAGTTATGCACGTATACGTGCAGAGATAAAG gcTAAAGAGGGAAAATCTCCAACTCGAATGGATATGTTTCGAAGGTGTTTTTCCAGAGGAGGCAATACTAAAAGTGATGCAGCTAAAATCGCAATT ACGAACATGGAAGAGCTAGCTAAAACACTGCCTGAAGGTTCAACTGATAAGCCTGGTCTAGATGATGTTTTTTCCCAAGTTATGGGTAACAATAAATATGGTGCAGCAGATATGTATGGATTAGGTGTTCGAGCTTCCGATCTTTGGGGTAAATTATCAAGTCGTAATGTTATTTGTATGGAGAACATTCAACTCAAGTCAGAGAACAAAGAACTTGCTGAAGAAAATGTACATCTGAAAGAACAGTTGGCAAGTAAGGATGGTTCAGTTGTTGAAGATAGCACAACACCACAGGGCCTCACTATAGTCAATGTTGCTGCACTTCTTAAG GTTGGATATgaagtttttttacacaatatacTTAACCCTAGCGAGAAGGTAGGAAAAGGATGGTTGAGGACCTTGGATCCAACTGCGGTAATTGGCGGTGTAGAGATTGGAGATGATTGGTGTGGGGTACATCTTCAACATGTCCTTAAAAAAGGTGCTGATGTGGTTAGGCCATTTGATCTGATTAAGAAAGTTGAAGATGCTACGAGCGTAACTATCACGTGGCCTTCTACGTTCATATCG GTG TATTGGTATGTTGGATTATCTATGAATTTTTTATGTTTGGTGTTTTTCAATTTATGA